The genome window GAATGGCGAAGTGACCCGACCGATACTGTTCGACAGACCGAGTGTCCACAGTCACCAGCCGGAGGTGGTGAATTGGTTTCAGTGACGGTTCTCCGACAGCACACCGAGCGGAAGTCATCGTCGACGCATATCTATTATAACGATCGAGTGAGATAGAAGAGACATGGAACAACGTTCACTCTCGATAGTCGGCCTTACTGGTGTAGTGAGTATCCTGGGGCTCGCCGTTCTCGGCGGCTACGGGCTTCTCACGGGCATCCTACTCGAGCCGTCGGCTGCGTTGGTTGCCCCGACCGTCGCAACGCTGGTCGTCACCGTGGTCGTGGTCGGCGCTCTGATCGGTCTCGGCGCCGGATCGAAACGCTGGCGGCAGAACCCCTACTGGTAACGCGTCGTTCGTCCGAGCTATCGTTCGCGCCGCCCCTTGGTCTGTCGATAATCCGTCGCCAGGAGCTGTGCGAAGTGTTCGACCCACGACTGGGTCTGAGTCTCCGATTGTCGTTGCGGGTCGATCATCGGGACGATCGCGAAGCCTCGGCCGCGGATCGTCGTTGCGTGACGCTCCGGCAACCTGAGTTCCGACGCAGGCGTTCTGGTATACTCTTCGGCGAGTTCGACGAGCGCTCGCTCGCCGACCGGGACCAGAATCTCCGGGTTAATCATCCTGATCTCGGCCTCGAGGTAGGGATCGCAGTTCGCGACCTCCTCGTCTGCCGGCGATCGCTCGGGATGGCGACACCGGGTCAGGAGAGTGAGATACGCGTTTTCGAGGCCAGGTCGCTCTGACGGCGACGTCGCATCACAGAGGCCGAGGCGCTCGAGCAGTCGCCGGAGCGTCGTCCCCGACTCCGGTTCGACTGTCCCGTCAGTCGCGAACGGGACGCCTGCCGCATCCGCCGCAGACGACGGTCGCTCACCGACGAACAGGAAGTCCGCGGCTACGTCCCCGTACCCGTGAACGACCTGCGTTCGCGTCTCACAGAGCGCCGGACAGTTCTGACACTCTTCGTCCATGTTGTACGGATTGGATCGCGATCGCTGTGCTGGGTCCACACGCCTCCCTGGGGTGGCACGATGAAAAACGACGCGGACGGCAACGGGCCGACCGGTTCGGTCTCGAGACCGTCCGACAGACAGGCTCGAGACCGTCCGACAGGTCGAAGACGACGCCAGCTAGCGGTCGAGTCCGCCGCGTTCGGTGACCTCGAGAATGAACTTGACGTTCCGAACGATCTCTTCGGGCGTGGTCTCTTCGGTCGGATCGTAGAGATCACTGGTCCGGTAGAGGATGTTTGCGAGCTGTTTGCTTTCGCTCGTCTCGTCACGGATTTCGTCCGCGATCTCGCGGAGGAACGCGACGCGTTCGGGATCTGCATCGAATGTTCGATCATCGGTTCCCATGGAGATCACCGGTCGGCGGATGCCGTCTCGTCGCCCCGACGCTGGGAAACCTTCCGTCGGTGTACGATCCCCGTGTTGTTCGCAACGTTCTCCGTGATCGTTCGGAACGCGTCACCGGTCTGGCTGTCGTCCTCGAGGACGGTTGGCCTACCGCCGTCGCCACCCTCTCTGACGGCGGGATCGAGTGGAATGCTCCCGAGGAACGGTAACTCGTGTTCGTCGGCGAAGGCTTCGCCACCCCCCGACCCGAAGATGTCGTGCTGGCTGTCACAGTCCGGACAGGCGAACGTCGACATGTTCTCTGCGATGCCGAGGACGATGGTTTCGTGGGTGGCGAACATCTCGAGACCCTTGCGGGCGTCGTCGAGAGCGACGTCCTGGGGCGTCGTAACGATGACTGCGCCGGTGACGGGCATCGTCTGGAGCATCGTCAACTGGGTGTCGCCCGTCCCCGGAGGCAGGTCCACGATCAGGTAATCGAGGTGGCCCCACTCGACGTCCTCCGTTAGCTGTGTGATGACCTTGTGGACCATCGGGCCGCGCCAGATTACGGGGTCGTCCTTGCCCGTGAGAAAGGCCATGCTCATCAGTTTCACGCCGTACTTCTCCGGTGGGACGAGCGTCTCGTCTTCGGTCGCCTGTGGCGGTTCGTCGGCGTCGACCATCCGGGGGACGTTCGGCCCGTAGATGTCCGCATCGAACAGTCCGACGCGAGCGCCAAGCCGTGACAGTCCTGCCGCGAGATTGACCGACACGGTCGACTTGCCGACACCCCCCTTTCCGGACGCGACCGCGATGACGTTCTTGACGTTCGCTAGCACCTGTTCTTCTCCCGACCGGCCGTCCCGGTCCGGAATAGTCGCCGACAACTC of Natrarchaeobaculum sulfurireducens contains these proteins:
- a CDS encoding Mrp/NBP35 family ATP-binding protein, coding for MDEDDVRDRLREVEDPELSDDIVSLGLVNDVSVDGETVTVDLALGAPYSPTESNIAAAVRETLEEAGLESELSATIPDRDGRSGEEQVLANVKNVIAVASGKGGVGKSTVSVNLAAGLSRLGARVGLFDADIYGPNVPRMVDADEPPQATEDETLVPPEKYGVKLMSMAFLTGKDDPVIWRGPMVHKVITQLTEDVEWGHLDYLIVDLPPGTGDTQLTMLQTMPVTGAVIVTTPQDVALDDARKGLEMFATHETIVLGIAENMSTFACPDCDSQHDIFGSGGGEAFADEHELPFLGSIPLDPAVREGGDGGRPTVLEDDSQTGDAFRTITENVANNTGIVHRRKVSQRRGDETASADR
- a CDS encoding uracil-DNA glycosylase, with the translated sequence MDEECQNCPALCETRTQVVHGYGDVAADFLFVGERPSSAADAAGVPFATDGTVEPESGTTLRRLLERLGLCDATSPSERPGLENAYLTLLTRCRHPERSPADEEVANCDPYLEAEIRMINPEILVPVGERALVELAEEYTRTPASELRLPERHATTIRGRGFAIVPMIDPQRQSETQTQSWVEHFAQLLATDYRQTKGRRER